The following proteins are co-located in the Pedobacter frigiditerrae genome:
- a CDS encoding Rossmann-like and DUF2520 domain-containing protein gives MKVVVIGAGNVATHLATAISAANVQVTQVWSYHNENAETLAAELNAKAIVNLSEIDLDADICLIAIKDDAIAEIANQLKKFKGLIAHTSGAVNLNVFEGDFENYGVFYPLQTFSKSKEVDFKVIPLCLEANNKNSLNKLKELADKLSKNIVEINSEKRKILHLAAVFACNFTNHLYALAEEILKANQLEFDILRPLIAETAVKVQNAFPLDVQTGPAIRNDELTLIKHQELLLQQPQLLDIYKTLSDSIKKTK, from the coding sequence ATGAAGGTTGTTGTTATAGGAGCTGGAAACGTTGCTACACATCTTGCTACAGCAATATCCGCTGCAAATGTGCAAGTAACGCAAGTATGGTCTTATCACAATGAAAATGCGGAAACTTTAGCTGCCGAGCTTAATGCAAAGGCAATAGTTAATTTAAGCGAGATAGACTTAGATGCTGATATTTGCCTTATTGCTATCAAGGATGATGCAATTGCTGAGATTGCCAATCAATTAAAAAAATTTAAAGGTTTAATTGCACATACTTCTGGTGCTGTTAACTTGAATGTTTTTGAAGGTGATTTTGAAAATTACGGGGTGTTTTATCCTTTACAAACATTTTCAAAAAGTAAGGAAGTAGATTTCAAAGTTATTCCACTTTGTTTAGAAGCAAATAATAAAAACTCCTTAAATAAGCTTAAAGAGTTAGCTGATAAATTGAGTAAAAACATAGTAGAGATAAATAGCGAAAAACGTAAGATTTTACATTTGGCAGCTGTTTTTGCTTGTAATTTCACCAATCATTTATATGCTTTGGCGGAAGAAATTTTAAAAGCTAATCAACTGGAATTTGATATTTTAAGACCTCTAATTGCTGAAACGGCTGTTAAGGTTCAAAATGCATTTCCACTAGATGTGCAAACTGGACCAGCAATTAGAAACGATGAACTAACATTAATTAAGCACCAAGAATTGTTGCTACAACAGCCACAGTTGTTAGATATATATAAAACATTAAGTGATAGCATTAAAAAAACCAAATAA
- a CDS encoding 2Fe-2S iron-sulfur cluster-binding protein, whose product MSIFKLKINFEEAGKTPVELPIAAGEDVLDICLDNGIELQHNCGGVCGCSTCHIYVNKGMDNIQEISDKEEDFIDRAVRPRITSRLACQCVVMDGDIEVTIPDQSEFLGH is encoded by the coding sequence ATGAGTATTTTTAAATTAAAGATAAATTTTGAAGAAGCGGGTAAAACACCTGTTGAATTGCCAATTGCTGCCGGTGAGGATGTTTTAGATATCTGCTTAGATAATGGAATTGAATTGCAACATAACTGCGGTGGTGTGTGTGGCTGCAGTACTTGCCATATCTATGTAAATAAGGGTATGGATAATATCCAAGAAATATCTGACAAGGAAGAGGATTTTATTGATAGAGCGGTGAGACCGAGAATTACTTCACGTTTGGCTTGTCAGTGTGTGGTTATGGATGGAGATATTGAAGTTACAATTCCAGACCAATCAGAATTTTTAGGACACTAA
- the iscX gene encoding Fe-S cluster assembly protein IscX has translation MNNDKFALPIYWNDHEDIAQELYEKFGDEFNEAKIYRIRFTELLDWVLSLPNFKGTREESNEGHLEQIQSAWVYEWRDNQD, from the coding sequence ATGAACAACGATAAATTTGCATTACCAATTTACTGGAACGACCACGAAGATATAGCTCAAGAACTTTATGAGAAATTTGGTGATGAATTTAACGAAGCGAAAATTTATCGCATCAGATTTACTGAATTGTTAGATTGGGTACTTTCATTACCTAACTTTAAAGGCACTCGTGAAGAAAGTAATGAAGGCCATTTAGAGCAAATCCAATCTGCTTGGGTTTATGAATGGAGAGATAACCAAGATTAA
- a CDS encoding HAD-IIIA family hydrolase, which produces MFLENLKNITTFVFDVDGVLTDGTVIASESGDLLRSFNIKDGYALQLALKKGYNICIISGSGGPATTKRFENLGLPDVFLKVGDKVEVFEAYLKEKNISPAQVLYMGDDMPDYYVMQLVGLATCPIDAVDEIKQISHYISPKKGGDSAVRDVIEKVLKVQQNWFDLNPSACEASK; this is translated from the coding sequence ATGTTCCTAGAAAATCTAAAAAATATAACAACTTTTGTTTTTGACGTTGACGGTGTGTTAACCGATGGGACTGTTATTGCTTCAGAATCTGGGGACCTTTTACGTAGTTTTAATATTAAAGATGGTTATGCTTTGCAACTGGCCTTAAAAAAAGGTTATAACATCTGCATTATATCTGGTAGTGGTGGCCCTGCTACTACAAAACGTTTCGAAAACTTAGGATTACCCGATGTCTTTTTAAAAGTAGGAGACAAGGTTGAAGTTTTTGAAGCTTATTTAAAAGAAAAAAATATTTCTCCAGCACAGGTTTTATACATGGGAGATGATATGCCCGATTATTATGTCATGCAATTGGTAGGTCTCGCTACTTGCCCAATTGATGCCGTTGATGAAATTAAACAAATATCTCACTACATTTCTCCTAAAAAAGGCGGCGACTCTGCTGTTAGAGATGTGATTGAAAAAGTATTGAAGGTTCAACAAAATTGGTTCGACCTTAATCCTTCTGCATGTGAAGCGAGCAAATAA
- a CDS encoding Spy/CpxP family protein refolding chaperone: MKKLVLSLVLVVGLAFAANAQQGGGGQRRPQMTPEERVKQLDEKVKLTDEQKTKVTAVYAEAAEAQKKMREEMMAGGGTPDRAAMMEKMTKMTAETDTKLNAIFTAEQKTAYKTWQDEVKAAREKAMKERQAGGGGK; encoded by the coding sequence ATGAAAAAATTAGTATTATCATTAGTACTTGTTGTAGGCTTAGCTTTTGCAGCAAATGCGCAACAAGGTGGTGGAGGTCAACGTCGTCCACAAATGACTCCAGAAGAAAGAGTAAAACAGTTAGATGAAAAAGTTAAATTAACTGACGAGCAAAAAACTAAAGTTACAGCTGTTTATGCTGAAGCAGCAGAAGCTCAGAAAAAAATGCGTGAAGAAATGATGGCTGGTGGTGGTACTCCAGACAGAGCTGCAATGATGGAAAAAATGACCAAAATGACAGCTGAAACTGACACTAAATTAAATGCAATTTTTACAGCTGAGCAAAAAACAGCTTACAAAACTTGGCAAGATGAAGTTAAAGCTGCTAGAGAAAAAGCAATGAAAGAACGCCAAGCTGGCGGTGGTGGTAAATAA
- a CDS encoding Maf family nucleotide pyrophosphatase, producing MYKQQHPIVLASKSPRRQELMKALGLDFTIELKEVDESFPDGLQPSAVAVYISEKKAKAFGSSTNQITITADTIVALDGEILGKPIDKAHAQEMLRKLSGRKHEVYTGVTLIKDNQLTSFYDLSEVFCREVSEVEIEYYIDNFKPFDKAGSYGVQDWWGLVVVERINGSYTNVMGLPTEKLYQALSDLK from the coding sequence ATGTACAAACAGCAACACCCAATCGTTTTAGCTTCTAAATCTCCTCGTCGACAAGAATTAATGAAAGCATTAGGCCTTGATTTTACCATCGAACTAAAAGAAGTTGATGAAAGTTTTCCTGATGGTTTACAACCTTCAGCAGTTGCTGTTTACATATCGGAGAAAAAAGCAAAAGCTTTTGGCTCATCTACAAATCAAATTACCATTACTGCTGATACAATTGTAGCCCTAGATGGGGAAATTTTAGGGAAACCCATTGATAAGGCTCACGCACAAGAAATGTTGAGAAAATTATCTGGTCGCAAACACGAAGTTTATACTGGCGTTACCCTTATCAAAGATAATCAACTGACTTCATTTTATGATTTAAGCGAAGTATTTTGTAGAGAAGTTAGCGAAGTAGAAATTGAATATTACATTGACAATTTTAAACCTTTTGATAAAGCTGGCTCTTATGGTGTGCAAGATTGGTGGGGATTGGTTGTAGTTGAAAGGATTAATGGATCTTATACCAATGTAATGGGCTTGCCAACTGAAAAATTGTATCAGGCATTGAGTGATTTGAAATAA
- a CDS encoding exopolyphosphatase, producing the protein MRLAVIDLGTNTFHLIIAEQNVGELQIIYKTNQPVKLGEDITKNNLIIPTAFERGITCLQEFKAEIDKYEIDVVKATATSGVRSAMNGLEFVEAAKERAGIEIDIIDGDEEAQYIYEGVKWSGAIMGKSLIMDIGGGSTEFILCDEENLVWKKSYNIGAARLMQAFFKSDPINEADTNSIINHLEEELKALKIICKEYEPETLIGSAGAFETFVGMINPAIDIKTTATADIPLLDYRNLATKLINSTHQERANMEGLIPLRVDMIVMASILTNYILDELDIKTIKLSTYDLKMGVLQSLKS; encoded by the coding sequence ATGAGATTAGCCGTTATCGATTTAGGAACAAATACTTTTCATTTAATAATTGCCGAACAAAACGTTGGCGAACTTCAAATTATTTATAAAACTAATCAGCCTGTTAAGTTAGGTGAAGACATCACCAAAAATAATTTAATTATCCCAACAGCATTTGAGCGTGGTATAACTTGCCTGCAAGAGTTTAAGGCAGAGATAGATAAATATGAGATTGATGTAGTTAAAGCAACGGCAACATCTGGTGTTCGCAGTGCGATGAATGGATTAGAATTTGTTGAAGCAGCTAAAGAAAGGGCAGGAATTGAAATTGATATAATTGATGGTGATGAAGAAGCGCAATACATTTACGAAGGTGTAAAATGGAGCGGAGCAATTATGGGGAAATCACTCATTATGGATATTGGTGGTGGAAGTACTGAATTTATACTTTGCGACGAAGAAAATTTGGTTTGGAAAAAAAGCTATAATATTGGTGCCGCAAGGCTGATGCAAGCATTTTTCAAATCAGACCCAATAAATGAGGCAGATACCAACTCAATCATCAATCATTTAGAGGAGGAATTAAAAGCTTTAAAAATTATCTGCAAGGAATATGAACCAGAAACTTTAATTGGTTCTGCTGGCGCTTTTGAAACCTTTGTTGGAATGATTAATCCTGCTATTGACATTAAAACTACAGCCACAGCTGACATTCCATTATTGGATTACAGAAACCTAGCCACCAAGCTCATCAACTCAACTCATCAAGAAAGAGCAAATATGGAAGGCTTAATTCCTTTACGTGTTGATATGATTGTGATGGCAAGTATTTTAACAAACTATATTTTAGATGAGCTCGATATCAAAACCATCAAATTATCTACGTACGATTTGAAAATGGGCGTTTTGCAGAGTTTGAAGAGTTAG
- a CDS encoding SDR family NAD(P)-dependent oxidoreductase, with amino-acid sequence MKKAIVIGATSGIGKALALLLADNGYKVGITGRRENLLAKLDNEKPDSFYYLPFDVTADNLEENLNIIIEQLGGLDLLIYSSGVGELNSDLKIDIELPTIDVNVVGFNKAMVWAYQYFEKQKSGQIAVISSIAGLRGSAFAPAYNASKAYQINYLEGLRQKAKKQKLAISITDIRAGFVDTKMAKGPGKFWVASPKKAALQIFNAIKVKKSVIYVTKRWRIIAWLLKLMPRFLYERM; translated from the coding sequence ATGAAAAAAGCAATCGTAATTGGTGCAACATCAGGTATTGGAAAAGCTTTGGCTTTACTACTTGCAGATAATGGCTATAAAGTTGGCATTACTGGTCGCAGGGAAAATTTATTGGCGAAATTAGACAATGAAAAACCTGATAGCTTTTACTATTTGCCTTTTGATGTTACTGCAGATAATTTAGAAGAAAACCTTAATATCATTATCGAACAATTAGGTGGTTTAGACTTATTGATTTACAGCTCTGGAGTTGGAGAATTAAACTCAGACTTAAAAATAGATATAGAACTACCAACAATTGATGTTAATGTAGTAGGATTTAATAAAGCTATGGTTTGGGCATATCAATATTTCGAAAAGCAAAAAAGCGGACAAATTGCTGTAATTAGTTCCATAGCAGGATTAAGAGGTAGCGCTTTCGCTCCGGCTTACAATGCAAGTAAAGCTTATCAGATTAATTACCTAGAAGGATTAAGACAAAAGGCAAAAAAACAAAAATTAGCCATTTCAATTACTGATATAAGAGCAGGTTTTGTAGATACCAAAATGGCTAAGGGACCAGGTAAATTTTGGGTGGCGAGTCCAAAAAAAGCAGCGTTACAAATATTTAATGCAATTAAAGTTAAAAAAAGCGTTATTTATGTAACCAAGCGTTGGCGAATCATTGCCTGGTTATTAAAACTGATGCCACGCTTTTTATACGAAAGAATGTAA
- a CDS encoding ABC transporter permease, which translates to MNKVLLIIRREYLSRVKKKSFIIMTFLTPLLIAGIYGLIGYFTYKGIKDTHDKIAVVSTNKTLTEKLASDKNTEYEYVNQSLEEVKKSLKNSDFDYVLYLPEFSLAEPKGVELFGEKQAGLSLNNRISGDIEELIRNQKLKESGIAQADLDQLKTSVDIETKKIADTGKEESSSAGASTIIAFIAGILMFMFIMLYGIQVMRGVIEEKTSRIIEVMISSVKPFQLMMGKIIGIALVGLTQFILWIVLTLTISTIAATVLIDKADVKKIAASAQSGSQVSTGTTVVQAPQGPMVDIQKSLAGLDFGKIVSVFIFFFIGGYLFYSALYAAIGSAVDSETETQQFMMPVMMPLLLGYALSLSVVTNDPYGNVAFWLSMIPFTSPIAMVVRLPYGVPGWELALSMAILVVGFIGTVWVASRIYRVGILMYGKKTTFKEMFKWFTYKN; encoded by the coding sequence ATGAATAAGGTTTTACTCATTATACGTAGGGAATATTTATCGAGAGTGAAGAAAAAATCGTTCATTATTATGACGTTTTTAACGCCGCTTTTAATAGCAGGTATTTATGGTTTGATTGGTTATTTCACTTACAAAGGCATAAAAGACACACACGATAAAATAGCTGTAGTTAGCACAAATAAAACGTTAACTGAAAAACTAGCTTCTGATAAAAACACAGAATATGAGTATGTAAATCAGTCGTTAGAAGAGGTGAAAAAATCACTCAAAAATTCTGATTTCGACTATGTTTTATATTTACCCGAATTCAGTTTAGCTGAACCGAAAGGTGTTGAGTTATTTGGAGAGAAACAAGCTGGTTTATCTTTAAACAACAGGATTTCTGGAGATATCGAGGAGTTAATTCGCAATCAGAAATTGAAGGAATCTGGTATAGCACAGGCAGATTTAGACCAATTGAAAACATCGGTTGATATTGAAACCAAAAAGATTGCTGATACCGGCAAGGAAGAATCTAGCAGTGCCGGAGCCAGTACAATAATTGCCTTTATTGCCGGAATTTTGATGTTTATGTTCATCATGCTTTACGGCATACAAGTGATGCGTGGTGTAATTGAAGAAAAAACAAGCAGAATTATAGAGGTAATGATTTCTTCGGTTAAGCCTTTTCAATTGATGATGGGTAAAATCATTGGTATTGCCTTGGTAGGTTTAACTCAGTTTATTTTGTGGATTGTGTTAACATTAACCATTAGTACAATTGCAGCTACTGTACTTATAGACAAGGCAGATGTGAAAAAGATTGCTGCTTCGGCACAAAGTGGAAGTCAGGTTTCTACCGGAACTACAGTTGTACAAGCACCACAAGGCCCTATGGTTGATATTCAGAAAAGCTTGGCTGGATTGGATTTCGGTAAAATTGTATCGGTATTTATTTTCTTCTTTATTGGCGGGTATTTGTTCTATAGTGCATTATATGCTGCTATCGGTTCTGCCGTAGATAGTGAAACAGAAACTCAGCAATTCATGATGCCTGTCATGATGCCTTTGTTATTAGGCTATGCATTATCCTTAAGTGTGGTTACAAACGATCCTTATGGCAATGTAGCATTTTGGCTTTCGATGATACCATTTACCTCTCCTATTGCAATGGTGGTTCGTCTACCTTATGGCGTTCCAGGATGGGAATTGGCATTATCTATGGCAATTTTAGTTGTCGGTTTTATTGGCACCGTATGGGTTGCTAGTAGAATTTACCGTGTTGGTATTTTAATGTACGGCAAGAAAACTACTTTCAAGGAAATGTTTAAGTGGTTTACTTATAAAAATTAG
- a CDS encoding ATP-binding cassette domain-containing protein — translation MLSVKNIVKQYATHRALDQVSLEVESGKIFGLLGPNGAGKTSLIRIITQITAPDSGEVLFNGERLNANHISQIGYLPEERGLYKKMEIGEQVLYLSKLKGLSTAEATKRIKFWFEKLEMGSWWNKKVEDLSKGMQQKVQFVATVLHQPELIILDEPFSGFDPVNADIIKNEILELNRQGATFIFSTHRMESVEELCDHIALIDRSKKILDGSVDEIKGTYRNNTYWIEYEGDYNTANAKGIFDVLQTENIKGKTLLKIQLQKDKTANEVLATLLPYVAIHRLDEVIPTMNDIFIDKVKRQDYE, via the coding sequence ATGCTAAGCGTAAAAAATATTGTTAAACAATATGCCACGCACCGTGCTTTAGACCAAGTTAGCTTGGAGGTAGAAAGCGGAAAAATATTTGGATTATTGGGCCCAAATGGTGCAGGCAAAACTTCTTTAATTAGAATTATTACTCAAATTACTGCACCAGATAGCGGCGAAGTGCTTTTTAACGGCGAACGTTTAAATGCAAATCACATTTCGCAGATTGGTTATTTACCTGAAGAACGTGGCTTGTACAAAAAAATGGAAATCGGCGAGCAAGTTTTATATCTGTCTAAATTAAAGGGATTAAGCACTGCTGAAGCTACTAAACGTATCAAATTTTGGTTCGAGAAGTTAGAAATGGGCAGTTGGTGGAATAAAAAAGTAGAAGATTTAAGTAAGGGAATGCAGCAGAAAGTGCAATTTGTGGCCACGGTTTTACATCAACCTGAGCTAATCATTTTAGATGAGCCTTTCTCTGGTTTCGACCCTGTAAATGCAGATATCATTAAGAATGAAATCTTAGAATTAAACAGACAAGGAGCAACTTTTATTTTCTCTACCCATAGAATGGAAAGTGTTGAAGAACTTTGCGACCATATTGCTTTAATTGACCGCTCTAAAAAGATTTTGGATGGCAGTGTTGATGAAATTAAAGGGACTTATCGTAACAATACTTACTGGATAGAGTATGAAGGAGATTACAATACAGCAAATGCAAAAGGCATTTTTGATGTATTGCAAACCGAAAACATAAAAGGCAAAACTCTACTAAAAATTCAATTACAGAAAGACAAAACGGCTAATGAGGTTTTAGCAACGTTATTGCCTTATGTAGCCATTCATCGTTTAGATGAAGTGATACCAACAATGAACGATATTTTTATTGACAAAGTTAAAAGACAAGATTATGAATAA
- a CDS encoding DUF3472 domain-containing protein, with translation MKPILSLFIALLIFSNVSVAQQNQVFVIPANKGYVEPFTTGRPGVSIPVGYPENKGIVSNWRDQNKNVVWYLYQKTGSYDFSFNNIVDEGKTLEFELTVTPTYPVAGFKNLKKKITFKGTGKVDSLFVAKIVIPNIGYFKYELKPISNPASAIKINSLVFKSLQPNGQVNQTDYQSSPSVHLSFSTTAPTTKAYNWIYQEILVPKGADPLATYYMSLGFYRGYMGIQTNSPTERRVLFSVWDSKDAENDKSITKQDFVSFVDKDEATTINSFGGEGTGGQSYVKTADWKTNEPVKFIMNVKAEDNNSVLLSAWYKLEGQDWKYVATWRAPKEHRMFDGFYSFIENYGHTNGQLRREAYYYNAWGKEATTGKWVNFNKVRFSNTDGKVGQRIDFEQGVSPKFADRFYMASGGYTPTIKTANEIPLSSKSFDVDLKPFEDRILLALKNEAGNQEKFKKSK, from the coding sequence ATGAAACCTATTTTAAGTTTATTTATCGCTCTGCTTATTTTCTCTAATGTGAGCGTAGCACAACAAAATCAAGTATTTGTAATCCCAGCAAATAAGGGGTATGTAGAACCTTTTACAACTGGTCGACCAGGAGTTTCCATCCCGGTAGGTTATCCTGAAAATAAAGGAATAGTTTCTAATTGGCGAGACCAAAATAAAAATGTGGTTTGGTATCTATACCAAAAAACTGGTAGTTATGATTTTTCCTTTAACAACATTGTAGATGAAGGTAAGACTTTAGAATTTGAGTTGACTGTTACACCAACATACCCAGTAGCAGGTTTTAAAAACTTAAAGAAAAAAATAACTTTTAAAGGGACTGGTAAAGTTGATAGTTTATTTGTTGCTAAAATCGTGATTCCAAATATTGGATATTTCAAATATGAACTAAAGCCTATTTCAAATCCAGCATCTGCTATTAAAATTAACTCATTAGTGTTTAAATCACTTCAACCTAATGGGCAAGTAAACCAAACTGATTACCAGTCATCGCCATCAGTACACTTAAGTTTCAGTACAACCGCACCAACAACGAAAGCCTACAACTGGATTTATCAAGAGATTTTAGTGCCAAAAGGTGCAGACCCTTTAGCAACTTATTACATGAGTTTGGGTTTTTATCGCGGTTATATGGGTATACAAACTAATTCTCCAACAGAAAGAAGGGTATTGTTTTCTGTTTGGGATAGTAAGGATGCTGAAAATGATAAGTCTATTACTAAGCAAGATTTCGTTTCGTTTGTAGATAAGGATGAAGCAACAACTATAAATAGCTTCGGTGGTGAGGGTACAGGTGGACAATCATACGTGAAAACAGCCGATTGGAAAACTAACGAACCGGTTAAATTTATAATGAATGTAAAAGCAGAAGATAACAATTCAGTGCTGTTATCTGCTTGGTACAAATTAGAAGGACAAGATTGGAAATATGTTGCAACTTGGAGAGCGCCTAAAGAGCACAGAATGTTTGATGGCTTTTACTCTTTTATAGAAAACTATGGACATACCAATGGGCAGTTGCGTAGAGAAGCTTACTATTACAATGCTTGGGGAAAAGAAGCAACTACTGGGAAATGGGTTAATTTTAATAAAGTTAGATTTTCTAATACAGATGGTAAAGTTGGTCAGCGTATAGATTTTGAGCAGGGAGTTTCACCAAAATTTGCAGATAGGTTTTATATGGCATCTGGTGGTTATACACCAACTATAAAAACTGCAAATGAAATCCCGTTGTCTTCAAAATCATTTGATGTTGATTTAAAGCCTTTTGAAGACCGTATTTTATTGGCATTAAAAAATGAAGCTGGTAACCAAGAAAAGTTCAAGAAAAGCAAATAG
- the dnaJ gene encoding molecular chaperone DnaJ, whose protein sequence is MSKRDFYDILGVTKSASAEEIKKAYRKLAIKYHPDKNPDDKAAEDKFKEAAEAYEVLSSPEKKQRYDQYGHAGVGGAAGGGGYGGGGMNMDDIFSQFGDIFGGGGSPFDSFFGGGQQSRGGGGRRVAKGSNLRIKVKLTLEEIANGAEKKIKVNKQITCKTCDGSGAKDKGSVSTCKTCGGSGAVRRVTNTILGQMQTTATCPTCHGSGQQITAKCGACHGEGTVRGEETITINIPAGVSEGMQLSMAGKGNAAPNGGVPGDLIILIEELPHETLKREGNNIVYDLHVSIVDAALGYSAEVPTIDGKAKIKIEPGTQSGKLLRLKGKGIPEINSYHRGDEIIHVNIWTPKALSSEERAILEKLRESPNFKPQPNKNDKSFFDKMKEYFE, encoded by the coding sequence ATGAGCAAGAGAGATTTTTACGATATACTTGGCGTAACCAAAAGCGCATCGGCGGAAGAAATTAAAAAAGCTTACCGTAAACTGGCTATTAAATATCACCCAGATAAAAACCCTGACGATAAAGCTGCAGAAGATAAATTCAAAGAAGCTGCAGAAGCCTATGAGGTATTAAGTAGCCCTGAGAAGAAACAGCGTTACGACCAATATGGTCACGCTGGTGTTGGTGGTGCTGCAGGTGGCGGTGGTTATGGCGGTGGCGGTATGAATATGGATGACATTTTCAGCCAGTTTGGTGATATTTTTGGTGGTGGCGGAAGTCCTTTTGACAGTTTCTTTGGCGGTGGCCAACAATCTCGTGGTGGCGGTGGCCGTAGAGTAGCTAAAGGAAGTAATTTACGTATTAAGGTTAAATTAACTTTAGAGGAAATTGCAAACGGCGCTGAGAAAAAAATCAAAGTAAATAAACAAATCACTTGTAAAACTTGTGATGGCTCTGGCGCAAAAGATAAAGGTTCTGTAAGTACTTGTAAAACTTGTGGTGGTAGTGGTGCAGTTCGTAGAGTTACCAATACCATTTTAGGACAGATGCAAACCACAGCAACCTGCCCTACTTGTCATGGTAGCGGACAACAAATTACCGCAAAATGTGGTGCTTGTCATGGCGAAGGAACTGTACGTGGTGAAGAAACCATTACAATAAACATTCCTGCTGGTGTAAGCGAAGGTATGCAGTTAAGTATGGCTGGCAAAGGTAATGCGGCTCCAAATGGCGGCGTTCCTGGAGATTTAATCATCTTGATTGAAGAATTACCTCACGAAACCTTAAAACGCGAAGGCAATAACATCGTTTACGATTTACACGTAAGCATTGTTGATGCAGCTTTAGGTTACAGTGCAGAAGTGCCAACTATTGATGGAAAGGCAAAAATTAAAATTGAGCCAGGTACACAAAGTGGAAAATTATTACGCTTAAAAGGAAAAGGTATTCCAGAAATAAATTCTTACCACAGAGGTGATGAGATTATTCACGTAAATATCTGGACTCCAAAAGCGCTAAGTAGCGAAGAAAGAGCAATTTTAGAAAAACTAAGAGAATCTCCTAACTTCAAACCACAGCCTAATAAGAATGACAAAAGCTTCTTCGATAAAATGAAAGAGTATTTTGAATAA
- a CDS encoding nucleotide exchange factor GrpE, whose product MFNKKKKEEEPIIENNQAEQEVETAQSETTTDTESAIAEPVIELSVEEKLQLENTALNDKYLRLFAEFDNYKRRTQKERVELLQTAGKDVVVSMLPVLDDFERALKATENATEVSAIREGVMLVQTKLKSILSQKGLKEMESINTVFDTDIHEAITKIPAPSDDLKGKVVDELEKGYTLNDKVIRFAKVVVGA is encoded by the coding sequence ATGTTTAATAAGAAGAAAAAGGAAGAAGAACCGATTATAGAAAATAATCAGGCTGAGCAAGAAGTAGAAACTGCGCAAAGCGAAACAACTACTGATACAGAAAGTGCAATTGCAGAACCTGTTATAGAACTTTCAGTTGAAGAAAAATTGCAACTTGAAAACACTGCATTAAACGATAAATACTTACGCTTATTTGCTGAATTTGATAACTACAAACGCAGAACGCAAAAAGAACGCGTAGAATTATTGCAAACAGCTGGTAAAGATGTAGTAGTTTCTATGTTACCTGTTTTAGATGATTTTGAACGTGCTTTAAAAGCAACTGAAAATGCAACTGAAGTGAGTGCAATTCGTGAAGGTGTAATGTTGGTTCAAACTAAATTGAAAAGCATCTTGAGCCAAAAAGGTTTAAAAGAAATGGAAAGCATTAACACTGTTTTCGATACTGATATTCACGAAGCAATTACGAAAATACCTGCTCCATCTGATGATTTGAAAGGTAAAGTAGTTGATGAATTAGAAAAAGGATACACATTAAATGACAAAGTAATTCGCTTTGCCAAAGTAGTGGTTGGTGCATAA